Genomic segment of Ischnura elegans chromosome 12, ioIscEleg1.1, whole genome shotgun sequence:
ataaatataatgaatgacAAGGAGTGAAAATAATTGCATATCTTGGAGCTCAAAATTGTATAGAACGTATAAAAGTTAATTTCAggttaattttttcctatgatttCAATAATACCGAGCCAGAACAGAACGAGAGGTAAAATATTCTATACATCTGTTTAAGcaattatttaatcttttcataattttcttcctGAGTTACATGGGTATTTCCTGTtagaatacgttattaacaaaataagcagcgcctgggtggaattcgaataggcgttgccaacgtattgtttatgcatgatgttttttgtgttcctttccatcatcctcgaacgaggggaggtgttgtaatgtgaaaattaatatttgtagggtttttgcatttttacgttcaaggtgatgatgaatgtttgttttgttatttatttacgttgccaatataaaagtgattgttgttacggccttgggatatagaagacgaataaaatagtttaaagacgtaaagaagatttttcttccgttttttgacagattatgagacttaaacgctaagtgttgatgcgaagcgaagttttcttttgatggtgtgaacggcgaatacgtttgaggttagaagaagtgaaccccataattgttctttgtaagttcggaatcatcaaaaatggcggaagaaaagaagacgtgtatcccaatactcgacagcgataattacgatgtatgggctgtaagaattgaagcttttttaatgaagaaagattgttgggaagcggtaaaaggtttccatccatacataacattcggcagtgatggaaacgagatagaaatggaagacgaaagccaactcccaccacaagaggttaggcgccgtcagcgacaaaatcaacaggccagagccattatcatacaatacgtagatgattcatttttggatgatatcgtgggactggacctagcgaaggatatgtgggaggcattaagagacatgtgcaccacttacgacgtgttccaggagataatgttcctaaaggaaatggtaaataccgaaaaaacggaagacctttccatgatggagtacatgagcaagatccagaattacaaccgtaaaattactaagtgtggcattagtctcccggatagagcactggctgcgttctacctcatgggtctgcctcgagaaaaatatgctgggtttatacgaagtatttacagaacaaatgaaggagacataacatccaaatatgttaagtcccaactcctgctagaagagaagagaatgaaaaatgaggattacgcgaagacagaagaacacaaggctctcaaggtaaagaagaagccaaacatacctaaagtaagcagtgaaaataaatcacaaaatgctccaaagaaacctattgggaggagatacatttgtttcacatgtggaaaggaggggcatactgcaagattttgtcctgccatacagaagcaagatgaagaagagaagaagtcatcagcatcagtagtatcaagaggctataaagtactctgcatgcaaagaaatccaaaccatgcaaacaacggcatatggatactggattcagcagcatcggatcacatgagccctaggaaagatttgtttgttgatttcaaacccctctctggagaagtaactgtgggtgatggtacatcactaaaaatagaaggtcaaggatcagtgaccatccagatgtcgaatgaatgtggtggatggaaaataaagttaactaatgtgttatatattccttgcctccaagacaatttgatttcggaagggaaattagaagagaagggcttgaccattgtgaggagagacggaaagactactgttagcgacgaagaagctactctgttccaggggtatcgcgttggtttcctgtattacctcactactgaagggagtgcttctatttcacaaataagaaaaaaagctgaagaacatgaaggtatgaaagcatgtaaaattgcagcaacaacaTGGCACAACCGTTTGGGACACCTGCACCATGAAGGGGAAAGAATCGTAGTCGAGCAGAAGAAGGCTTCCAGAGTTTCTTTTGCAAAGAGGCACACACACCTTGAACCAATGGACCGGGAGAAGAGGTTGGCTGAAGTAGAAAAGCTGGAGACATCGCTTCAGGAGGCAGAGAAAGAGGCCAGCGATTGGAAAAGGAAAGCAGAAGTTAGTAAGGCAATATCAGCGGCTGACCAGGCAGAAATGGATGCTTTCAAAAGTCGTTTGTCCACAGTAATGGCCAAGGAAGAGCATGGTGACCAGCTAATACTATTCCTAAATGAGTGTTTGAAGAGCAAAGATAGtactattaaggagaaagaattagaaatgaaggcaatggcagaagaacataggaaagaaaagaaaaatttaacgatgcagctgatgaaagaacaggcaaaagtcaataatttggaagatacactggagaagaaaaatataatggtagaaaagttacaagaagccctccatagcatgaatgtttctcaaggctcaaatgataactcactggtaattgccgcaatgagatccggaaatttcaagtcctcggagtatgctttaagagccatgatgcaggctgctgaggCTGAAAAGCTCAGATTAATGGAATTGATGGCTGTATTGAATAAACGCCTGAAGGAAGAGCAATCACAGAAAGACTACGCCTTGAAACAACTGGAGATGGAAAAACGAAAGCAGGAGAAGACGATGACTTGGGAGGAGCTCGAGGCGAGAGGTGGAGAGCCAGAGGAGGTGACACCCATCCAGGGGCCAGGGGAGGTAATCATCGCCTGTGAAAATGAGCCTGCCTATGAAGGAGTAGCGGAAGGTGGTCTACCACATAGGTCTCAGAGACAGAGGAATCCCAAGACCTGTCCCTGCTGCAGAAGGTCCAGATAGCAACATTCCGGAGGATGCAGAGGAGGCACTGAGTGGACCAGATGCGGAGAagtgtcattatatcatatatcaagaagtattattaaatatgattatatgtcatACATCAAGAAGTATCATTGTTTCAGGGAGATGGTAAAAACAGGGGAGGTTTCATTCCAGTTAGTCAGATCAAAAGATAATGTCGCTGACATGTTGACAAAGCCACTGTCAGGAACTaagacaaaagaattttgtaagatgttaaatcttaaggagtgcttagagatttatatttcaaattattattttgtcaatcccgaggggaggtgttagaataagttattaacaaaataagcagcgcctgggtggaattcgaataggcgttgccaacgtattgtttatgcatgatgttttttgtgttcctttccatcatcctcgagcgaggggaggtgttgtaatgtgaaaattaatatttgtagggtttttgcatttttacgttcaaggtgatgatgaatgtttgttttgttatttatttacgttgccaatataaaagtgattgttgttacggccttgggatatagaagacgaataaaatagtttaaagacgtaaagaagatttttcttccgttttttgacaTTTCCGgtataataaatacatttgaaagATATTAAAATCATCGAAGCTAATTATCGTTGACAAGTTCACATCAAAAGATTATATAACACTACATATGAATTGTATGTacagtaaatgaatttttatagcCAAAAAGTATGTTTATCAACAGCCAAACCTTACTTATGCCGTGGTTTTTTACTTTCCTTGACCAGCGGTATAGAATCATGTGCGCTACGTGATCCAATTTATGCTTTCAATTTTGACGTGAAATATATATCGAAACCATAAAGATACTTTGATTTTGCTATCCCACCGTAAGTGAATTCCAACTTATTTTTTGCTTCTAAACCAAAAATTCGAGATGATTCTACGACACTGAAAAGGCTTCTCTGATGTGCCAGCTAATTACAATCGCACAGAAGTCATACAAATATAATTAGGCATACCTACTACAAGGTCCAGTACTTGCGCTAAGAGTTCTGTTGAAGTGACTGCCTAAGCCAGATGGATATGCTTGTAGATAAGCCATAATGGATGTGTTTGTCTCTTGATACCCCCTACAGAATATAGCGATATAAAAAAACGTTAAGATAGTTTAGatttgaatggaaaataaaacggAGGAATGGGGTTACGTAAAAAAccttcaattgtttttttatgcCGAGAAAAGAAAGATAAGCTTTAAGAAAGCATAAAAGGTTTGAAGAGCGGTCGAAAATTATTAGTCTACTCTATCAGGTGATCTTTGCGAATGAAGAAACAGGATTGTTGTTGCAATAGTTGCTCGAGAAACACTACTCAAACTTTGGGAAGAATTTTCATGTCGTCTTCACGTTTGCCGTTCTCACAATGGAAACCTGTAGGATTTAATATAAAACCTTTGAAGTTGCTATTTCATTTTATACATGATTTGAATCTGTAAGTTTACTGTTAGATatattagaaagcgttaaaacaACGCTATTAATTTTTCAACACCTGGTAGTTCATGTTTACCTATTGATTCACGAttcgtttatttcatttttttttgtttcggagCAAAAACACACGAAGTTATCATGTCAAATGGCTATCGTGATGAACCAGCCAATTAGCAATCACACCGACATCATTCAAGTAGAATTGAGACTTTGAAAGATAGACGCCATTAAAGCGTGCTCCAGCCACACGTAATATTGAAATTGCGACCAACTTCTGTGGTTATCCTTTATGATTGATTCGTCCAATCAACAACATCATAGTAGTGAATCCACAAACTGACAACTGTCGAGAATAATATACTCCATAATTGCTGTCTGATTGAGCCTAATGACAAAACACCAGCGAATAATATACGCcgggaattattgaaaaaagaactaATTATTCAGAATCTCTGGTGAAATTTGGGACAAACATCCATAAGGTAAATACTTAGACCAGAAACGCGATAATTCGTGAAATAAATACCTCATATTAGCATCTGATTTCCAAAAAGAAAAGTGAACCACGTTCATTTAGTAACATTTCGATGATTAGAGTTATTATAGCATAAAAGGCAGCAGAGATGGTTATTTATCAAAAAGTGTAATTGAGATGTTTTGAAAgagcaaaatcaaaattattataagCAATTCAAATGAATAGGTTTTGCTTGTATTCCTGTTGGTATATGATGCATGGATTATGAGTAAACAGGATTCAAAGAATGTAATTAAGGCTTGTACTTAACACTATTACGTTTTTTTTCGGTTGATTTCAATAAACTACTTATTTTGTCATACAATCTACGCATGTCCAAGCTTTTCAAGCTGTAATTGGGTGTTGTATGCGATTGAGCAATGAGAATATTCATCGAATCAGATCTACCAATAATTTCGAAATACATTCCCAAACTTTTACGCGGTTGGCTTCtatattttgatt
This window contains:
- the LOC124169030 gene encoding uncharacterized protein LOC124169030, giving the protein MRSGNFKSSEYALRAMMQAAEAEKLRLMELMAVLNKRLKEEQSQKDYALKQLEMEKRKQEKTMTWEELEARGGEPEEVTPIQGPGEVIIACENEPAYEGVAEGGLPHRSQRQRNPKTCPCCRRSR